From the genome of Spirosomataceae bacterium TFI 002, one region includes:
- a CDS encoding polymorphic outer membrane protein repeat-containing protein, which produces MKKIQLLTLLGLLSYGTSLATIKYVTPSGSGTKDGSSWANASGSSSLKSVLDNSSLGDTIWVAKGTYWPSDVNRNEYFEIKDGVKVYGGFAGDEPVGYNLAFRDFATNETILSGNIDDLSIGSDNSFHVVYTQNVSSATIVDGFTIQDGNASNGSLFPEDRGGGWFNTGRGSGNSSNPTIRNIIFKDNKAIKKGGALCNDGYQGITSPTITNCVFDGNSVSSTDSDAGGGAIYNEGLQGKANPIITNCVFKNNSAINRGGALFNNGSGGSGESSPVLSNVEFSSNSAESGGAIYNEGKFDMLSTNSKFNNNSAINSGGAVYNNEKASESSVKLINCIISNNTAALGSAFNNYSVMGSFFPGFLTLRLTNCTVYNNSATTQGGVIYSSKGTNGMVSNFIRNSIFWDNPTVFNNNNTTINISHSIVKGADCVALGTSSNGGVSCGAGMLFSTTVDYPQFVDAANGNFQLLAGSPAINTGDNSIVTTTKDLAGKLRIRDGILDMGAFENSDAPIYVNHSQTTGNNNGSNWANAFTDLQDALFYAKAADAIWVAEGTYKPAAASRDSSFVIPDSVKVYGGFEGNEAGNYNLVNRNFITNETILSGDIGTLANTIDNSYHVVYTKNTSSSTLVDGFSIKDGNANGNSPNNFAGGWYNDGSGTGNNSSPTLMNIIFSNNNASVGGAMYNNGTSGGNSSPQISNCSFSANTASVSGGAMNNHGFNGNSSPQISNCSFSANTALAGGGALYNTGQNGNASPFLNNCFFSANTALFGGAMFNNGFFGNSSPQINNCSFSANTATNSGGTMYNQGQSGNCSPNLSNCTFYANTASNFGGVMFNNGVNAGTTNPSLSNCILWENLANSAANSFHNRSATLNISYSLVPDANEATLGTNSNGGITASNMVYGQNPNFVNAAAGNLQLQNNSPAIDAGTNAEISFITDIIGQKHINVPDMGAYENPCSKIQNITSVVNITTGKYRSFAAVQTLSAANTINPVSNVYYQAGESILLTPGFEVKSNNVFEAVIADGCP; this is translated from the coding sequence ATGAAAAAAATACAATTACTCACCCTCTTAGGTCTTCTTAGTTATGGTACTAGCCTTGCTACCATTAAATACGTAACACCAAGCGGATCTGGCACTAAGGACGGAAGTTCATGGGCAAACGCAAGTGGCAGTTCTAGCTTGAAAAGCGTTCTTGATAACTCTTCACTTGGTGACACCATCTGGGTGGCAAAAGGCACCTACTGGCCGTCTGATGTTAACAGAAACGAGTACTTTGAGATCAAAGATGGTGTAAAAGTTTACGGCGGTTTTGCAGGTGATGAACCAGTGGGCTATAACTTAGCTTTTAGAGATTTCGCTACCAATGAAACTATCTTAAGTGGCAACATTGATGATTTAAGTATTGGATCCGACAACTCCTTCCATGTAGTATATACCCAAAATGTAAGTTCAGCTACCATTGTAGATGGCTTTACCATTCAAGATGGTAATGCAAGCAACGGCAGTCTTTTTCCAGAAGATCGTGGTGGTGGGTGGTTTAATACCGGGAGAGGGTCAGGTAATAGCTCAAATCCCACCATAAGAAATATCATATTTAAAGACAATAAAGCTATAAAGAAAGGTGGTGCTTTGTGTAATGATGGTTATCAGGGCATAACAAGCCCTACCATAACCAACTGTGTTTTTGATGGAAATAGCGTGAGCAGTACGGACTCAGATGCAGGTGGTGGAGCTATTTATAATGAAGGTCTACAAGGAAAAGCAAATCCAATAATCACAAATTGTGTTTTTAAGAATAATTCTGCAATTAATAGAGGCGGAGCACTATTCAATAACGGAAGTGGAGGTAGCGGAGAGTCAAGCCCAGTGTTAAGTAATGTAGAATTTAGCAGTAATTCTGCCGAGTCTGGAGGAGCTATCTATAATGAAGGAAAATTTGATATGCTTAGCACCAATTCAAAATTCAACAACAATAGTGCAATTAACAGCGGTGGTGCTGTATACAATAATGAAAAGGCCAGTGAATCCAGTGTAAAGCTTATAAACTGTATTATATCTAATAACACAGCAGCTTTAGGTAGTGCTTTCAATAACTATTCAGTGATGGGGTCATTTTTTCCTGGATTTTTGACTTTAAGATTAACTAACTGTACAGTTTATAATAATAGTGCTACTACACAAGGTGGAGTAATTTATAGCAGCAAAGGTACTAATGGCATGGTATCTAATTTCATTCGAAACAGTATTTTTTGGGATAACCCTACTGTTTTTAACAATAACAATACGACCATTAATATTTCACACTCTATAGTAAAAGGGGCAGATTGTGTCGCTTTAGGAACAAGTTCCAACGGAGGCGTGAGCTGTGGAGCAGGAATGCTCTTCAGTACCACGGTTGATTACCCGCAATTCGTAGACGCCGCCAACGGCAATTTTCAACTGCTTGCAGGCTCACCAGCTATCAATACAGGCGATAATTCAATTGTAACGACAACAAAAGACTTAGCAGGAAAACTAAGAATAAGAGACGGTATACTGGACATGGGGGCTTTTGAAAACTCTGATGCCCCAATATATGTAAATCATTCCCAAACCACAGGCAACAACAACGGCTCCAACTGGGCAAATGCTTTCACAGACTTGCAAGATGCACTGTTTTATGCAAAAGCAGCCGATGCTATATGGGTAGCGGAAGGAACTTACAAGCCTGCAGCAGCATCGAGAGACTCTTCTTTCGTGATACCCGACAGCGTAAAAGTTTACGGCGGCTTTGAAGGTAATGAAGCCGGAAACTACAACCTTGTTAATAGAAACTTCATTACCAACGAAACTATTCTTAGTGGTGATATTGGAACGCTTGCCAATACAATTGACAATTCATACCACGTTGTTTATACCAAAAACACAAGCTCCAGCACACTGGTAGATGGTTTTAGCATAAAAGATGGAAATGCTAATGGTAATTCCCCAAACAACTTTGCAGGCGGCTGGTATAATGATGGAAGTGGTACAGGCAATAATTCTTCACCTACGCTCATGAATATAATTTTTTCTAATAATAATGCTTCTGTTGGTGGGGCAATGTATAATAATGGAACATCCGGAGGCAACTCTAGCCCGCAAATTAGCAATTGTTCTTTCTCAGCAAATACTGCTTCAGTTTCAGGTGGGGCAATGAATAATCACGGATTCAATGGTAACTCCAGCCCGCAAATTAGCAATTGTTCTTTCTCTGCAAATACTGCTCTAGCAGGTGGGGGGGCACTGTATAATACTGGTCAGAATGGCAACGCCAGTCCATTTTTAAACAATTGTTTTTTCTCAGCAAATACTGCTCTTTTTGGTGGGGCAATGTTTAATAATGGATTCTTTGGTAACTCCAGCCCGCAAATTAACAATTGTTCTTTCTCCGCAAATACTGCTACAAATAGCGGAGGAACAATGTATAATCAGGGACAAAGTGGCAACTGCAGTCCAAACTTAAGCAATTGTACTTTCTATGCGAATACTGCTTCTAATTTTGGTGGCGTAATGTTTAATAATGGAGTAAATGCAGGCACCACCAATCCGAGCTTGAGCAATTGTATCCTTTGGGAGAATTTAGCTAACTCAGCAGCAAATTCTTTTCATAATCGATCAGCTACTCTTAACATCTCTTATTCTTTGGTGCCTGATGCTAATGAGGCTACATTGGGAACAAATTCAAATGGAGGAATTACGGCATCTAATATGGTTTATGGTCAAAACCCGAATTTTGTAAATGCGGCTGCAGGAAACCTGCAACTACAAAACAACAGCCCAGCCATAGATGCAGGAACAAATGCGGAAATCTCTTTCATCACGGATATTATTGGTCAAAAACATATCAATGTACCCGACATGGGAGCGTATGAAAACCCATGCTCGAAAATTCAAAACATTACCTCAGTGGTAAATATTACTACTGGAAAGTATAGGTCGTTTGCTGCCGTGCAAACACTCTCAGCCGCCAATACAATCAACCCAGTATCCAACGTGTATTACCAAGCAGGAGAAAGCATTTTGCTCACGCCCGGTTTTGAAGTAAAAAGTAATAATGTTTTTGAGGCGGTGATTGCGGATGGGTGTCCTTGA
- a CDS encoding LytTr DNA-binding domain-containing protein — MKTKPKIIDSVKPELLNQLEAVSNYTYLTYTDGSRQLSSYSLKVFAEIFTPKDFIRINRSLLVNRSFVKKYIKAGGKEYLQLKNDQTFIIPRRKTESLKLDFPSIFNN; from the coding sequence ATGAAAACAAAGCCTAAAATTATAGATTCAGTAAAGCCTGAATTATTAAACCAACTCGAGGCAGTCTCCAATTATACCTACCTAACCTACACTGATGGAAGTCGACAACTGTCTTCATACAGTCTAAAGGTGTTTGCAGAAATATTTACTCCAAAAGATTTTATAAGGATTAATAGGTCATTACTTGTAAATAGGTCTTTTGTGAAAAAATATATAAAGGCAGGTGGCAAGGAGTACTTACAATTAAAAAATGACCAAACTTTTATTATACCTAGACGAAAAACAGAAAGTCTGAAGCTAGACTTCCCGAGCATTTTTAATAATTAA
- a CDS encoding Chaperone of endosialidase, with translation MKTKHLLLSLLILMGGSLSAQMFVTDPNDGSLTITPKGVTTARTAAPGGAAVKDPSNTAFGYYPFSLMTTGQFNTAMGLSSSYFITSGNANSSFGIASLRSNTIGNFNTGLGAYALFNSVGTSKNTAVGYHSMYNANDSPSATDGFNTAMGYEALKGSVTPANNTGTGNTAIGSVSMKSNTSGSGNTSTGHASLSSNSTGNYNTAFGQEALYSNSTGWSNTAIGFKSLYNNNGAHRSTAVGFEAMFNANNTSSFINTFNTAIGTSALKGSSTPANNTGRYNTAVGDEAMYNNTSGDYNVAVGKDALVSNTSGGFNIAVGPGALASNTSGNDNVGFGNQAGGAITTGTGNTAIGESSLFSSKGNSRSTAIGSQSMLNADNRTSGIVTNNTAVGFRSLRGSGTPADNTGTENTAIGSDVMNVNTSGSGNTSTGHASLSGNSTGNYNTAFGQEALFSNSTGWSNTAIGFKSLYNNNGAHRSTAVGFEAMFNANNTSSFINTYNTAIGTSALKGSATPANNTGQYNTAVGDEALMGITSGNSNSAVGSRALQVNSSGQYNVAMGQDALGLNTTGFDNTALGYQALSGNVGGQRSTAVGRLAMQLMNNSSISGNTAVGNEALRGSVIYGNNIGTNNTAVGHEAGMNNSNGSENTSMGSGSLKQNQIGNFNTAFGKSALAVSNTNDNSAFGSDALKSNSSGEGNSSFGRRSLENSTGSSNTAVGHTAGNSLVAGNHNTFVGMGAGFFQTSGSNNTAIGNNAQVPISTGSNQVRIGDATVTYAGVQVAWTVTSDRRWKEDIQTSPLGLDFIKEVEPVLYHRKGNEKKEQEFGVIAQDLEKVLAKHGYTEEDLGMLTKDDKGFYSVRYNDLIAPLIKAVQEQQNLIEKLTKDNISLRSNNAELSEQINSIVARLDQLDGQSNSKESTRNTEK, from the coding sequence ATGAAAACGAAACATTTACTCCTCTCACTTTTGATTTTAATGGGTGGATCGTTATCTGCCCAAATGTTTGTCACAGATCCCAATGACGGTTCGTTGACAATCACACCCAAAGGCGTAACAACGGCTAGAACAGCTGCTCCGGGAGGAGCTGCGGTTAAAGATCCAAGCAATACTGCTTTTGGATATTATCCTTTTTCATTAATGACAACAGGTCAGTTTAATACTGCAATGGGATTGTCATCTTCGTACTTTATTACATCAGGAAATGCGAATAGTTCTTTTGGTATTGCCTCTTTGCGGTCAAACACAATAGGGAATTTCAATACTGGCTTAGGTGCCTATGCATTATTCAATAGTGTAGGAACCTCAAAAAATACTGCTGTGGGTTATCATTCAATGTACAATGCAAACGATTCTCCATCTGCAACTGATGGATTCAATACAGCTATGGGTTATGAGGCCTTAAAAGGAAGCGTCACGCCAGCAAATAATACCGGAACTGGGAATACAGCAATCGGTAGCGTATCAATGAAAAGTAATACAAGCGGTAGCGGAAACACTTCAACAGGACACGCATCATTGTCAAGCAATAGTACAGGAAATTATAATACTGCCTTTGGACAGGAAGCGTTATATTCAAATTCTACCGGTTGGAGCAATACAGCCATTGGTTTTAAATCGCTTTACAATAATAATGGAGCACATAGAAGTACAGCAGTAGGTTTTGAAGCGATGTTTAATGCTAATAATACTTCTTCATTCATCAATACATTTAATACGGCAATTGGTACCTCTGCTCTAAAAGGAAGTTCAACACCCGCGAACAACACTGGTCGTTATAACACAGCTGTTGGGGATGAAGCAATGTATAACAATACCTCGGGAGACTATAATGTAGCTGTTGGAAAAGATGCCCTAGTAAGTAACACAAGTGGAGGATTTAATATAGCAGTTGGTCCAGGAGCGTTAGCATCAAATACTTCTGGTAATGATAACGTAGGTTTTGGTAATCAAGCCGGCGGAGCAATTACTACAGGTACCGGAAATACAGCAATTGGAGAAAGTAGCTTATTTAGTAGCAAAGGTAATTCTCGTAGTACAGCCATAGGTTCTCAATCTATGCTGAATGCAGATAACAGAACATCAGGCATTGTTACTAATAATACTGCAGTAGGGTTTAGGTCATTACGAGGAAGCGGTACACCAGCCGACAATACGGGAACTGAGAATACAGCAATTGGAAGCGATGTAATGAATGTAAATACAAGCGGTAGCGGAAACACGTCAACAGGACATGCATCATTATCAGGCAATAGTACTGGAAATTATAATACCGCCTTTGGACAGGAAGCGTTATTTTCGAATTCAACCGGCTGGAGTAATACTGCCATTGGTTTTAAATCGCTTTACAATAATAACGGAGCACATAGAAGTACAGCAGTAGGTTTTGAAGCGATGTTTAATGCTAATAATACTTCTTCATTCATCAATACATATAATACGGCAATTGGTACCTCTGCACTAAAAGGTAGTGCAACTCCAGCAAATAATACAGGGCAATACAATACGGCTGTTGGAGATGAAGCTTTAATGGGAATAACTTCAGGAAATTCAAATTCAGCAGTTGGTAGTCGTGCTTTACAAGTAAATAGCTCAGGTCAGTACAATGTAGCAATGGGTCAAGATGCTTTAGGCTTGAACACAACTGGTTTTGACAATACCGCTTTAGGTTACCAAGCATTAAGTGGAAATGTTGGAGGCCAAAGGAGTACTGCCGTTGGTCGCTTGGCCATGCAATTAATGAATAACAGCTCAATTTCTGGAAACACAGCAGTTGGAAATGAAGCTTTAAGAGGTAGTGTAATTTATGGCAACAATATAGGAACAAATAATACGGCTGTTGGACATGAGGCAGGCATGAACAACTCGAACGGATCTGAAAATACGAGTATGGGGTCAGGCTCTTTGAAGCAAAACCAAATAGGTAACTTTAATACAGCATTTGGAAAGTCTGCCTTGGCAGTCTCTAATACAAACGATAACTCAGCTTTTGGTTCAGACGCCTTAAAGTCAAATTCATCAGGTGAAGGCAATAGCTCATTTGGCCGCCGAAGCCTTGAAAATTCAACGGGAAGCTCTAATACTGCAGTTGGTCACACTGCTGGAAATAGCTTAGTTGCTGGTAATCATAATACATTTGTGGGAATGGGTGCTGGATTCTTCCAAACATCTGGCTCAAATAATACAGCAATTGGAAACAATGCACAGGTACCTATCAGTACAGGAAGTAATCAAGTAAGAATTGGCGATGCTACTGTAACCTACGCCGGTGTACAAGTAGCTTGGACAGTAACCTCAGACAGAAGATGGAAAGAAGATATTCAAACCAGCCCACTAGGATTAGACTTTATCAAAGAGGTTGAGCCAGTATTGTATCACAGAAAGGGAAATGAGAAAAAAGAGCAGGAGTTTGGTGTGATAGCTCAGGATCTGGAAAAAGTTCTTGCCAAGCACGGTTATACAGAGGAAGATTTAGGCATGCTTACTAAAGACGATAAGGGCTTCTATTCTGTTAGATACAATGACCTTATAGCACCGCTTATTAAGGCTGTGCAAGAGCAACAAAACTTAATTGAAAAACTTACAAAAGATAATATAAGCTTAAGATCAAACAATGCTGAGTTATCGGAACAAATCAATTCTATTGTTGCTAGACTAGACCAACTTGATGGCCAATCTAATTCAAAAGAGTCAACAAGAAATACTGAAAAGTAA